The DNA segment GCTCGGAAGCGTCGATCTGCTCCTGCCGCGCGATTGCCCATTGCGCCAGGTCCACCCTCTCCGGCGAGGAAAAAAGGCGCGCCCCGCCCTTCACCGCCACCAGAGGATCGGCGGCGTCCGCGGCGTACACCCAGGGATCGATCCATCCGTGCGGATGATCGACACGCAGGCCGTCGAACTCGTCGAGGACCTTGCCGACCCTTCCTGCGACGAACGCGATCGCGGGGCCCGCGGCTGATCGCGTTCCGTACAGCCGAGGATCGAGAACACCATAGCCCCAGGGCTGACCCTCGGGCGTGGTCCGGCTCGGTGGCGCGCCCATGCGCAGCGTGTCCAGGAGCAGAGCGCGATGGCTCCAAAGATCCCGATGCGAGATCCCGATCTGCAGGTCGCCGAACAGAAGAAGCCCGAGCTGATGAGCTTCGGTCCGGAACGCTTCGTGCTGCTCATGAGCAAGCAGCTGGCCGAAGCGGTAGAAGGCGATTTCGTTCGCCCCCTGCGCCCGCAACTCCTGGCCGTGCGCCCCCGCGAATTCCCGGGAGAACAGCGATCGATCAGGCTCGGGCCACCGGCGCCAATCCGGTTCGCCGTGCAGCGCCTCGAGCACCGCGTAGAGCTCGGCACGCTCCAGCCAGGCGCGGTTGCGTTCCGTGAATCGACGCACACGCTCCTGTACGGCCCGATCGCCGCGCGCCCGCAGCCATGCCGCCGCGAGCAGCCTCCGTGCCGACTCGTGCGCATCCGCGTGCGCCGCCCGCGAGAGCGCGTCCGCCGGCCGCAGCCCGACGACGGCGCCGAGCTCCTCCTCCGTGAGCAACCCCTGTTCCACCAGCGGCGTCACAGCGATGGAGAGCGTGTTCCGGCTGAAGAGCGTCGCGTCGTACGGCGAGGGATCGTGCGGCGCCGTCTCTCCCTGCGGCCCGAGCTGGAGGCCGTGGAATCCGAGCTCGGCGGCGAAACGGAGAAAAGCGCGGCCCCCGCGCGAGAGCGGCGCCCCACGGCCGATGTCGTCGCGCGGATCGCCTGGGAACGCGAGGTCGTGAACCGAAAGCAGCAGCCGGCGGACCCCGAGCGCCCGCAGCGCCTCGCGCACGAGCTCGCGCAGCGCGTTCAGCCCTTCTCCGCGACGGGGACGAGCCACACGGTGCCGAGCGGGGGCAACGTGAGGAGCGCCGACTGCGGCTGGGCGTCCCAAGGCACTTCCTCGACTGCAATGCGCTCGGGATTGCCCACGCCGGAGCCTCCATAGGCGGGCGCGTCGGAGTTGACGAGCTCGCGGTAACCGCCGGTCTGCGGCATCGCCAGACGATACTCGTGCCGCGGCACCGGGGACAGGTTGGCGACGCAGACCATGTGCCGGGAGCGGTCTTCCGACCAGCGCACGAACGCGAACACGTTGGCGTCCACCGCGTTGGCCTGCAGCCACTGAAACCCGCGGCCGTCACCGTCGAGCTCGTACAGCGCCGGCTCGTCGCCCAGCGCCCGGTTGAGATCGCGGATCAGCGCCGACACTCCCGCGTGCATTCCCGACTCGAGCAGGTGCCAGTCGAGGCTGGCGTCGTGGTTCCACTCCGCGCGCTGCGCGAACTCGCCGCCCATGAAGAGCAGCTTCTTGCCCGGGTGCGCCCACATCCACCCGTAGAGCGCGCGCAGGTTGGCGAACTTCTGCCATTCGTCGCCGGACATCCTCCCCAGGAGCGACCCCTTCCCGTGCACGACTTCGTCGTGCGACAGCGGAAGGAAGAAGTTCTCGCTGAAGATGTACATGAGCCCGAAGGTCAGGTTGTTGTGGTGCCACTTCCGATGCACCGGATCCGTGGCGAAATAGTGGAGGGTGTCGTGCATCCAGCCGAGGCTCCATTTGTAATGGAACGAGAGCCCACCCTCCTGTGCCCGGTGGGTCACCTTGGGAAAAGCAGTGGACTCCTCGGCGATCATCACCGCTCCGGGATGCAGGTCGCGGACGCGCTCGTTCACTTCCTTGAGAAATGCGATCGCCTCCTCGTTCTCGCGGCCGCCCGAACGGTTCGGAATCCACTCCCCTTCCCGGCGCGAGTAGTCGCGGTAGAGCATGCTCGCC comes from the Deltaproteobacteria bacterium genome and includes:
- a CDS encoding 4-alpha-glucanotransferase, producing the protein MNALRELVREALRALGVRRLLLSVHDLAFPGDPRDDIGRGAPLSRGGRAFLRFAAELGFHGLQLGPQGETAPHDPSPYDATLFSRNTLSIAVTPLVEQGLLTEEELGAVVGLRPADALSRAAHADAHESARRLLAAAWLRARGDRAVQERVRRFTERNRAWLERAELYAVLEALHGEPDWRRWPEPDRSLFSREFAGAHGQELRAQGANEIAFYRFGQLLAHEQHEAFRTEAHQLGLLLFGDLQIGISHRDLWSHRALLLDTLRMGAPPSRTTPEGQPWGYGVLDPRLYGTRSAAGPAIAFVAGRVGKVLDEFDGLRVDHPHGWIDPWVYAADAADPLVAVKGGARLFSSPERVDLAQWAIARQEQIDASELPYADGRVRVLSPAQVEQYAMLFDALVDMAAARGRGTDEIIAEVLSTQPYPVRRVLERHGLGRFRVTQKSVLSDPRDVYRAENARPQDWIMVGTHDTESIWRVAERWAVSGMSEQRAAYLASRLVPDVGTRPRWIAQMAASPQALARAQLADLFVGPARNVMVFFTDLLGLREVYNRPGTVSPENWSLRVPPDFAAAYRGAAAKGAALDLPAALATAMRARGAAFAAEHRELLQQLHAAGSRAVEQA